In Microbacterium lushaniae, the following are encoded in one genomic region:
- a CDS encoding response regulator transcription factor yields the protein MRAGLRALLARDTGIEVVAEAGDGRAGIEAARRYRPDVVLMDLRMPRMDGIAATREIRGTSAWPVRGSSCSRPSTTMPTSSRPSGPGPAVTC from the coding sequence GTGCGCGCAGGGCTGAGGGCGCTGCTCGCGCGGGATACCGGCATCGAGGTCGTGGCCGAAGCCGGCGACGGACGGGCCGGAATCGAGGCGGCTCGGAGGTACCGCCCCGACGTGGTCCTGATGGACCTGCGGATGCCGCGCATGGACGGTATCGCCGCCACCCGGGAGATCCGGGGGACGAGCGCCTGGCCCGTACGCGGGTCGTCGTGCTCACGACCTTCGACGACGATGCCGACATCGTCGAGGCCATCAGGGCCGGGGCCAGCGGTTACCTGCTGA
- a CDS encoding TSUP family transporter, protein MDVLGAVALCVLALLGAGLQRISGMGFALTVAPVAVVVAGPAGGIAVVNACSALLAAVLTVHLWRGIDRRRATVLICSGVVGVGVGALITRAVPGAWLEVVIGLLVIVSVVLVSRPRVRMMRARAGGTAGAGVASGIMSMTAGISGPALALHAVATGWEPHRFAATVQPVFLALGTTSFAAKVLVPAGALEDSVNWALLAAVAASALCGATLAAAMARVIRAAVARRILLAVSTAGGVLVLVRGALALLA, encoded by the coding sequence ATGGACGTCCTCGGTGCGGTGGCCCTGTGCGTCCTCGCTCTCCTGGGCGCGGGCCTGCAGCGGATCTCCGGCATGGGATTCGCCCTGACGGTGGCGCCGGTCGCGGTGGTCGTCGCCGGGCCGGCCGGCGGGATCGCGGTCGTCAACGCGTGTTCGGCCCTCCTGGCCGCGGTGCTCACGGTGCACCTGTGGCGCGGCATCGACCGACGCCGTGCGACGGTGCTCATCTGCTCCGGCGTCGTGGGCGTCGGCGTCGGGGCTCTCATCACGCGCGCCGTCCCGGGGGCGTGGCTCGAGGTCGTCATCGGGCTGCTCGTGATCGTGTCGGTCGTGCTGGTGAGCCGTCCGCGGGTGCGGATGATGCGCGCCCGCGCCGGTGGGACGGCCGGCGCGGGGGTCGCCAGCGGGATCATGAGCATGACGGCCGGGATCAGCGGGCCGGCGCTGGCGCTCCACGCCGTCGCCACCGGGTGGGAGCCGCACCGCTTCGCTGCCACCGTGCAGCCGGTCTTCCTCGCGCTGGGCACCACGTCGTTCGCCGCGAAGGTCCTCGTTCCCGCCGGCGCGCTCGAGGACTCCGTGAACTGGGCGCTGCTCGCCGCCGTCGCCGCCTCGGCCCTGTGCGGCGCCACCCTGGCCGCAGCCATGGCGCGCGTCATCCGCGCGGCCGTCGCCCGCCGCATCCTGCTCGCGGTGAGCACGGCGGGCGGGGTGCTCGTGCTGGTGCGCGGCGCCCTCGCGCTCCTCGCGTGA
- a CDS encoding FAD-dependent monooxygenase, with the protein MPSPLRPHRAVVAGAGIAGLAAANALVADGWEVDVFDRAPALRRGGTALGMWPSAMAVLDRLGVGAAVRSHAVEVHGGAILRPDGATIGRIPAGRSAHLVSRARLLETLHDALPAGTVRWSRPVEAGEHFPGADLVVAADGIHSRLRTGHWADAAARPLGTVAFRGVVPGHVDTVTETWGRGAMFGITPSSDGMVNWFACLHPDRVDPGASSPTALLRTVFASWHAAIGGVLAAIADDGVDRRDLFDVRVPGRFARGNVVLVGDAAHAMAPNLGRGACESLLDVWALSRSVCTDGIETGLRRYDRMRRRRVQRIVTAARLVNRVATAQRLLPVRTRAARLLLA; encoded by the coding sequence GTGCCGTCACCGCTGCGTCCACACCGCGCCGTCGTGGCCGGAGCAGGCATCGCCGGTCTCGCGGCGGCGAACGCGCTGGTCGCCGACGGGTGGGAGGTCGACGTGTTCGACCGGGCACCCGCGCTTCGGCGCGGAGGGACGGCCCTGGGGATGTGGCCCTCCGCCATGGCGGTCTTGGATCGGCTGGGGGTGGGGGCGGCGGTCCGCAGTCACGCCGTCGAGGTGCACGGCGGGGCGATCCTCCGGCCCGACGGCGCGACGATCGGGCGCATCCCCGCTGGTCGGAGCGCGCATCTGGTCTCGCGCGCACGGCTTCTGGAGACGCTGCACGACGCGCTGCCGGCCGGCACGGTGCGCTGGTCCCGGCCCGTGGAGGCCGGCGAGCACTTCCCCGGCGCCGACCTCGTGGTCGCCGCCGACGGCATCCACAGCCGGCTCAGAACCGGACACTGGGCGGATGCGGCGGCTCGGCCGCTGGGGACCGTCGCGTTCCGCGGCGTCGTGCCGGGGCATGTCGACACGGTGACCGAGACGTGGGGGCGGGGGGCGATGTTCGGCATCACGCCCTCCAGCGACGGAATGGTGAACTGGTTCGCGTGCCTGCACCCCGACCGCGTGGACCCCGGGGCATCGAGCCCGACGGCGCTTCTTCGGACGGTCTTCGCGTCGTGGCATGCGGCGATCGGGGGTGTGCTGGCCGCCATCGCCGACGACGGGGTCGACCGGCGCGATCTGTTCGATGTGCGCGTGCCGGGGCGGTTCGCGCGGGGAAACGTGGTCCTCGTCGGGGACGCGGCGCACGCGATGGCGCCGAACCTCGGTCGCGGCGCCTGTGAATCTCTTCTGGACGTGTGGGCGCTGTCCCGCAGCGTCTGCACCGACGGGATCGAGACCGGACTGCGGCGCTACGACCGGATGCGGCGGCGCCGCGTGCAGCGGATCGTGACGGCAGCGCGCCTGGTCAACCGCGTCGCCACGGCGCAGCGGCTGCTGCCCGTGCGCACGCGCGCGGCTCGCCTGCTGCTGGCATGA
- a CDS encoding multicopper oxidase domain-containing protein, with product MDMNRIDEVMQVDSTEVWEVTNRDLFPHNWHVHDVQFQVLDIDGEQPPAELLGWKDTIYLEPRRQYRIIMRFEDYADDEHPYMIHCHLLLHEDEGLMSQFIVSDGEPSRDGGRVGSGGHASH from the coding sequence ATGGACATGAACCGCATCGACGAGGTGATGCAGGTCGACTCGACCGAGGTGTGGGAGGTCACCAATCGCGACCTCTTCCCGCACAACTGGCACGTGCACGACGTGCAGTTCCAGGTGCTCGACATCGACGGCGAGCAGCCCCCCGCCGAACTGCTCGGGTGGAAGGACACCATCTACCTGGAGCCGCGTCGGCAGTACCGCATCATCATGCGGTTCGAGGACTACGCCGACGACGAGCATCCGTACATGATCCACTGCCACCTCCTCCTGCACGAGGACGAGGGACTCATGTCGCAGTTCATCGTGAGCGACGGAGAGCCCAGCCGCGACGGCGGCAGGGTCGGATCCGGAGGCCATGCCTCGCACTGA
- a CDS encoding response regulator transcription factor, with amino-acid sequence MLTTFDDDADIVEAIRAGASGYLLKNAPAEDLRDAVERAGRGEWLLSPSVTQRVMKLVAAGQAAPTPDPRLAFLSAREIDVLTRIGHGDTNEEIAAVLHLSPSTARTYVSRILAKMGARDRPELVVIAHRSGLVLD; translated from the coding sequence GTGCTCACGACCTTCGACGACGATGCCGACATCGTCGAGGCCATCAGGGCCGGGGCCAGCGGTTACCTGCTGAAGAACGCGCCCGCCGAAGACCTGCGGGATGCCGTCGAGCGGGCCGGGCGCGGGGAATGGCTGCTGTCGCCGTCGGTGACGCAGCGCGTGATGAAGCTCGTCGCGGCGGGGCAGGCCGCCCCCACCCCCGACCCGCGCCTGGCGTTCCTGAGCGCCCGCGAGATCGACGTGCTCACGCGGATCGGCCACGGCGACACGAACGAGGAGATCGCCGCAGTGCTGCACCTGAGCCCGTCCACCGCACGCACCTACGTCAGCCGCATCCTCGCCAAGATGGGCGCGCGCGACCGGCCGGAGCTCGTCGTGATCGCCCATCGGTCGGGACTCGTCCTGGACTGA
- a CDS encoding DoxX family protein, giving the protein MWTLPDPVWPVIVLAAIQLVDGLMCLRPASFIARCLEGVKWPRRYWRLMPPIKFAAAAGLIAGIWIPYLGAVTSGALVLYFAVAVAMHIRARYLGRDFYLNALGMLTICVATFVFCFAL; this is encoded by the coding sequence ATGTGGACTCTGCCTGATCCGGTGTGGCCGGTCATCGTGCTGGCCGCGATCCAGCTGGTCGACGGCCTGATGTGCCTTCGGCCGGCAAGCTTCATCGCTCGCTGCTTGGAAGGCGTGAAGTGGCCGCGCCGGTACTGGCGGCTGATGCCGCCGATCAAGTTCGCCGCCGCCGCGGGGCTCATCGCCGGGATCTGGATCCCCTACCTCGGCGCAGTCACCTCCGGCGCCCTCGTGCTGTACTTCGCCGTCGCGGTGGCGATGCACATCCGCGCGAGGTACCTCGGGCGCGACTTCTATCTGAACGCGCTGGGGATGCTCACCATCTGCGTGGCGACCTTCGTCTTCTGCTTCGCGCTCTGA
- the merB gene encoding organomercurial lyase → MYDSFAARGRAPGDDELRRATGRSARWLEEGLRVLADAHHIVRDEGGIVLAHPFASRDFGFSVKGAHTLWWGGCAWDAFAIPQLVDREPRALVATACPACGAAHAWVVERQAPPPGDQVVAFPIPAASAWDDVIRTCSLQRVFCGRGCVDRWSATSGIPADTVVDIPTLWRLARHWYDGRLDSPYERRDIAASARYFQEVGMPPAYVASLRGRM, encoded by the coding sequence GTGTACGACTCCTTCGCCGCACGCGGTCGCGCACCCGGCGACGACGAGCTCCGCAGGGCGACCGGCCGCTCCGCACGGTGGCTGGAAGAAGGGCTGCGCGTTCTGGCGGACGCCCATCACATCGTCCGGGACGAGGGCGGGATCGTCCTGGCGCACCCCTTCGCATCGCGCGACTTCGGCTTCTCGGTGAAGGGGGCGCACACGCTGTGGTGGGGCGGGTGCGCGTGGGACGCGTTCGCGATCCCCCAGCTCGTCGACCGCGAGCCGCGCGCGCTGGTGGCCACCGCGTGCCCGGCCTGCGGGGCGGCACACGCGTGGGTGGTCGAGCGGCAGGCGCCTCCGCCGGGGGATCAGGTGGTCGCCTTCCCCATCCCCGCGGCCTCGGCGTGGGATGACGTCATCCGCACGTGCAGTCTGCAGCGCGTGTTCTGCGGGAGGGGATGCGTGGACCGCTGGAGCGCGACGTCGGGGATCCCGGCGGACACGGTCGTGGACATCCCCACGCTGTGGCGGCTGGCGCGGCACTGGTACGACGGCCGGCTGGACTCGCCGTACGAGCGCCGCGACATCGCCGCCTCGGCGCGCTACTTCCAGGAGGTGGGCATGCCCCCCGCCTACGTCGCATCCCTGCGGGGGCGAATGTAG
- a CDS encoding multicopper oxidase family protein, with product MEPRAARITVSRRRRSILGPVLLAGATLLTAVATVTACSVLPSFPSSGPAFVPDGPPTFDTALPIPPLAESEVVDGVRVFSLTAQEGSRQLLHDERTTPTWGFNGDFLGPTLRAQQGEEVAVEVQNDLPEATTVHWHGMHLPPAMDGGPHQMVEPGDQWRPTWRIDQEAATLWYHPHPHGSTEDHVLRGLAGMFLIDSAEEQDFGLPSEYGVDDIPVIVQDKKFLDDGQFQLDAQGNEVGVLGDVVLTNGAWGAVLDATTERVRLRLLNGSSARTYDFGFEDRRSFALVGTDGGLLAAPHETDHVRLSPGERAEIVVSVEAGTEAMLQSFPPDLGMSPCPPPTAAMTRSTSCASARRRPSPRRRPSRRSSPTSPGWTLPTPTPSAPSKCRTVRSTAGAWT from the coding sequence ATGGAACCCCGCGCTGCCCGCATCACCGTCTCCCGTCGCCGCCGGAGCATCCTCGGCCCGGTGCTGCTGGCGGGCGCGACCCTGCTCACCGCCGTGGCGACGGTCACCGCGTGCTCGGTGCTTCCCTCCTTCCCCTCGAGCGGCCCGGCGTTCGTGCCCGACGGGCCGCCGACCTTCGACACGGCACTCCCCATCCCCCCGCTTGCCGAATCGGAGGTCGTCGACGGGGTGCGCGTGTTCTCCCTGACGGCGCAGGAGGGATCGCGCCAGCTTCTGCACGACGAGCGCACCACCCCGACGTGGGGGTTCAACGGCGATTTCCTCGGCCCCACCCTCCGCGCGCAGCAGGGCGAGGAGGTGGCCGTGGAGGTGCAGAACGACCTGCCCGAAGCCACCACGGTGCACTGGCACGGCATGCACCTGCCGCCGGCGATGGACGGGGGCCCGCACCAGATGGTGGAGCCGGGCGACCAGTGGCGTCCGACGTGGCGCATCGATCAGGAAGCGGCGACCCTCTGGTACCACCCGCATCCCCACGGCAGCACGGAGGACCACGTGCTGCGGGGACTGGCGGGCATGTTCCTCATCGACAGCGCCGAGGAGCAGGACTTCGGTCTTCCCTCCGAGTACGGGGTCGATGACATCCCGGTCATCGTGCAGGACAAGAAGTTCCTCGACGACGGGCAGTTCCAGCTCGACGCCCAGGGCAACGAGGTGGGAGTGCTCGGCGACGTCGTCCTCACCAACGGAGCGTGGGGCGCCGTCCTGGATGCCACCACCGAACGAGTGCGGCTACGGCTGCTGAACGGATCCAGTGCCCGCACGTACGACTTCGGGTTCGAAGACCGCCGCTCCTTCGCCCTCGTCGGCACCGACGGCGGCCTGCTGGCGGCCCCTCACGAGACCGACCACGTGCGCCTCTCCCCCGGCGAGCGCGCAGAGATCGTCGTGTCGGTCGAGGCCGGCACCGAGGCCATGCTCCAGTCGTTCCCCCCGGACCTGGGGATGTCGCCCTGCCCTCCGCCTACGGCGGCGATGACACGTTCGACGTCCTGCGCGTCCGCGCGGCGGCGACCCTCACCCCGTCGCCGCCCCTCGCGGCGCAGTTCGCCGACATCCCCCGGCTGGACGCTTCCGACGCCGACACCGAGCGCACCTTCGAAGTGCAGAACCGTGAGATCAACGGCCGGCGCATGGACATGA
- a CDS encoding sensor histidine kinase, protein MSRTAVDVEDGAAQPAPWVLDVLLAAAVTLTISLIIASNAGGGTSSGWAYLWAIGLGAVLLLRRQHPVLVVVVTVVGVLAYHAAGNTPIGVAVPLAAAVFSAASLGWTRVSAAGSAAILGVSVGYRLWEGQDAAFVVLYELPREAILLAGAVAFGYSVRSRRLLRRQAEEIARLTAERYARAADQRVLAERLALARDLHDTVGHSLTVIGLHTQVAQEALPTDESAVARALRTISDTTADTFADLRRTVAGLRSDEPAARSPRALSDLETAIAPARQAGLEVSVAVSVPTKLAQVVETAIYRVVQESVTNVVRHADARGVAVEIREEEEGSSVSVAVVNDVRRRPGREPSAANAPGNGIIGMRERVALLGGTFTAGPEDSGFAVRARIPLEVTS, encoded by the coding sequence ATGTCGCGCACCGCCGTCGACGTGGAAGACGGGGCCGCCCAGCCGGCGCCGTGGGTCCTCGACGTGCTCCTGGCGGCGGCGGTGACCCTCACGATCTCCCTGATCATCGCCTCGAACGCCGGCGGCGGCACCTCCTCCGGCTGGGCGTACCTGTGGGCGATCGGCCTGGGTGCGGTGCTGCTGCTGCGCCGGCAGCATCCCGTGCTGGTGGTGGTCGTCACCGTGGTGGGGGTGCTCGCCTATCACGCCGCCGGTAACACCCCGATCGGGGTGGCGGTCCCCCTCGCCGCCGCGGTCTTCTCCGCCGCGAGCCTCGGCTGGACGCGGGTGTCGGCCGCCGGTTCGGCCGCCATCCTGGGCGTCTCCGTGGGCTACCGGCTCTGGGAGGGTCAGGACGCCGCCTTCGTGGTGCTGTACGAGCTGCCGCGCGAGGCCATCCTGCTGGCCGGGGCGGTCGCGTTCGGCTACAGCGTGCGCTCGCGGAGGCTGCTGCGGCGGCAGGCGGAGGAGATCGCGCGGCTGACCGCAGAGCGCTACGCGCGCGCCGCCGACCAGCGCGTGCTGGCCGAACGCCTCGCGCTCGCCCGCGATCTGCACGACACCGTGGGGCACTCGCTCACGGTCATCGGCTTGCACACGCAGGTCGCGCAGGAGGCGCTGCCCACCGACGAGAGCGCCGTCGCACGCGCCCTGCGGACGATCTCGGACACCACCGCCGACACGTTCGCCGACCTGCGCAGGACGGTCGCGGGCCTGCGCAGCGACGAACCGGCCGCGCGGTCCCCCCGCGCGCTGTCCGACCTGGAGACGGCGATCGCCCCGGCCCGGCAGGCGGGCCTGGAGGTGTCGGTGGCCGTGTCGGTGCCGACGAAGCTGGCCCAGGTCGTGGAGACCGCCATCTATCGCGTCGTGCAGGAGTCCGTCACCAACGTCGTGCGCCATGCCGACGCGAGAGGAGTGGCCGTGGAGATCCGTGAAGAGGAAGAGGGATCGTCGGTGTCGGTCGCCGTCGTCAACGACGTGCGGCGCCGCCCGGGGCGGGAGCCGAGCGCGGCGAACGCACCGGGCAACGGCATCATCGGGATGCGCGAGCGGGTGGCGCTGCTGGGCGGGACGTTCACCGCGGGCCCGGAGGACTCCGGTTTCGCCGTGCGTGCGCGCATCCCGCTGGAGGTGACGTCGTGA
- a CDS encoding fumarylacetoacetate hydrolase family protein, which produces MRIARWRDGADVAEGFVEADQVIPFADGESVASVLAGGLDAAHELHARTLREVSRRRPLSQVRLLAPVAPPSVRDFVTFEEHVEGVSAGVEGKSNVPAEWYDAPTFYFTNPHTILGPGEPVRPPATERLDFELELAAVIGGVPGSDGTNLGPETAAGHIFGYTIMNDWSARDLQAREMKVRLGPCKGKDFGTSLGPWIVTADELVPFLDDDGFLAVRAEVRVNGELIGEDLMSNMGWPFPELVAYASRNSRVVPGDVLGSGTAGNGGCLGELWGRNGELSPPPLAEGDVVAMRIEGIGELTAAVGAAVDGGPIAVARPRPRRRQRA; this is translated from the coding sequence GTGAGGATCGCCCGGTGGCGCGACGGCGCCGACGTCGCAGAGGGGTTCGTGGAAGCGGATCAGGTCATCCCCTTCGCCGACGGGGAGAGCGTCGCGAGCGTCCTCGCCGGGGGCCTGGATGCCGCGCACGAGCTGCATGCGCGGACGCTGCGCGAGGTGAGCAGACGTCGACCGCTGTCGCAGGTGCGCCTGCTGGCACCGGTGGCGCCCCCGTCGGTACGCGACTTCGTGACGTTCGAGGAGCACGTGGAGGGCGTGAGTGCCGGTGTGGAGGGCAAGAGCAACGTCCCCGCCGAGTGGTACGACGCGCCCACGTTCTACTTCACCAATCCGCACACCATCCTCGGTCCCGGCGAGCCCGTGCGCCCGCCGGCCACCGAGAGGCTCGATTTCGAGCTCGAGCTCGCCGCCGTCATCGGCGGGGTGCCCGGCTCGGACGGCACGAACCTCGGCCCCGAGACGGCAGCGGGGCACATCTTCGGGTACACGATCATGAACGACTGGTCGGCCCGTGACCTGCAGGCCCGCGAGATGAAGGTGCGCCTCGGCCCGTGCAAGGGCAAGGACTTCGGCACGAGCCTCGGTCCGTGGATCGTGACCGCCGACGAGCTCGTGCCGTTCCTCGACGACGACGGATTCCTCGCGGTGCGAGCGGAGGTGCGCGTCAACGGCGAGCTCATCGGCGAGGACCTCATGTCGAACATGGGCTGGCCCTTCCCCGAACTCGTGGCCTACGCATCCCGCAACTCCCGCGTCGTGCCCGGCGACGTGCTCGGCTCGGGCACGGCCGGAAACGGCGGATGCCTCGGCGAGCTGTGGGGGCGCAACGGCGAGCTGTCACCGCCTCCGCTGGCCGAGGGCGACGTGGTCGCCATGCGCATCGAGGGCATCGGCGAACTCACCGCCGCCGTCGGAGCCGCCGTCGACGGTGGACCGATCGCGGTCGCCCGCCCGCGGCCCAGGCGCCGTCAGCGGGCGTGA
- a CDS encoding GNAT family N-acetyltransferase, whose product MTALHRYLVVRELVERDADHAAELLGVGMSDNPIHRAVYGEGRRTRERRHTAIMRTMLSRRHGLRMEGAFSGDDLVAVAGWTPPGRCRPTAGERAWLALTALRMGPRVLSRLVAWQSGWAAHDPDEAHVHLGPVAVDAGMRRQGLGTLLLLRHTAALDAVGAVGYLETDRPEAVPFYNGFGYVVVAEEKVLGVPCWFLRRPASH is encoded by the coding sequence ATGACCGCGCTGCACCGATATCTCGTGGTCCGCGAACTCGTCGAACGAGACGCGGATCACGCCGCCGAGCTGCTCGGTGTCGGCATGTCCGACAACCCGATCCACCGCGCCGTCTACGGCGAGGGCCGGCGCACGCGCGAGCGCCGTCACACGGCGATCATGCGGACGATGCTCTCGCGCCGCCACGGCCTCCGGATGGAAGGCGCCTTCAGCGGCGACGATCTGGTCGCCGTGGCCGGATGGACCCCGCCCGGGCGGTGCCGCCCGACGGCCGGCGAGCGCGCGTGGCTGGCCCTGACCGCGCTGCGGATGGGGCCCCGGGTCCTCTCCCGCCTGGTGGCCTGGCAGTCGGGGTGGGCCGCCCATGACCCGGACGAGGCGCACGTCCATCTCGGGCCCGTCGCGGTGGACGCCGGCATGCGCCGGCAGGGCCTCGGGACCCTCCTGCTGCTGAGGCACACCGCCGCCCTCGACGCCGTGGGCGCGGTGGGCTACCTCGAGACCGATCGCCCCGAAGCGGTGCCCTTCTACAACGGATTCGGGTATGTGGTGGTGGCGGAGGAGAAGGTCCTCGGCGTTCCCTGCTGGTTCCTGCGCCGGCCGGCGTCGCACTAG
- a CDS encoding TetR/AcrR family transcriptional regulator, whose translation MSAARDRWLDEGLRVLAEEGAAGLRIDRVAARIGLSKGSFHHHFEGAEGYKRAVLERFERLCIDALENAIAGEGESATGVAPREVLARLTALIQPHDAGLYRPQLEVAVRAWATTDAEARAVQARVDEARVRALQSVWRPLVDSDDRAHAAALLPYLVAVGGAMAMPPIDAEELKGLFELLLPLVPDAPGSAPRG comes from the coding sequence ATGAGCGCCGCACGGGATCGATGGCTGGACGAGGGGTTGCGAGTCCTCGCGGAGGAGGGCGCCGCCGGGTTGCGCATCGATCGGGTCGCGGCGCGCATCGGACTGTCGAAGGGCTCGTTCCACCACCATTTCGAGGGTGCCGAGGGGTACAAGCGTGCGGTGCTCGAGCGGTTCGAGCGCCTCTGCATCGACGCCCTGGAAAACGCCATCGCCGGGGAGGGCGAATCGGCGACCGGTGTCGCGCCGCGCGAGGTCCTCGCTCGGCTCACCGCGCTGATCCAGCCGCACGACGCCGGCCTGTACCGCCCGCAGCTGGAGGTCGCGGTGCGCGCGTGGGCGACGACCGATGCGGAGGCGCGCGCCGTTCAGGCGCGGGTCGACGAGGCACGCGTCCGCGCTCTGCAGAGCGTGTGGCGTCCGCTGGTGGACAGCGATGACCGAGCGCACGCCGCCGCCTTGCTGCCCTACCTGGTCGCCGTCGGCGGGGCCATGGCCATGCCGCCGATCGACGCCGAGGAGCTCAAGGGGCTGTTCGAGCTGCTCCTCCCGCTCGTTCCCGACGCACCGGGTTCCGCGCCGCGCGGGTGA
- a CDS encoding HD domain-containing protein has translation MTRPDHPQRPHAAAATASVTDFGWTPVMQAAWDHVRTHEEAAIFNHSVRAYLLAQAQASETDAAPDAETLFLACIFHDCGTAAVDPGPERFEVEGADAAARFLADAGWDAERIDEVWQAIALHTTPGIAERRGPVPRLTRLGVLADFGAGAVSPAVRRDVEREYPRLEIERVLSDAVVRQAIDRPEKAPSGSWAGAMRAAFLADPSRPGLNPAF, from the coding sequence ATGACACGACCCGACCACCCGCAGCGGCCCCACGCCGCGGCCGCGACGGCGAGCGTCACCGACTTCGGGTGGACGCCGGTGATGCAGGCGGCGTGGGATCACGTCCGCACTCACGAGGAGGCGGCGATCTTCAACCACAGCGTTCGCGCCTATCTGCTCGCGCAGGCCCAGGCATCCGAGACGGATGCGGCGCCGGACGCCGAGACGCTGTTCCTGGCCTGCATCTTCCACGATTGCGGAACCGCCGCCGTCGACCCCGGCCCCGAGCGGTTCGAAGTGGAGGGGGCGGATGCCGCAGCCCGGTTCCTGGCGGACGCGGGCTGGGATGCCGAGCGCATCGACGAGGTCTGGCAGGCCATCGCGCTGCACACCACGCCCGGCATCGCCGAGCGGAGAGGGCCGGTGCCCCGCCTGACGCGGCTCGGTGTGCTCGCCGACTTCGGCGCCGGCGCCGTCTCACCCGCCGTGCGGCGTGACGTGGAGCGCGAGTATCCGCGCCTGGAGATCGAGCGCGTGCTGAGCGACGCCGTCGTGCGCCAGGCCATCGACCGGCCGGAGAAGGCACCCTCCGGTTCGTGGGCCGGGGCGATGAGGGCGGCCTTCCTGGCCGATCCCTCTCGCCCCGGCCTGAATCCGGCCTTCTGA